One window of the Fusobacterium russii ATCC 25533 genome contains the following:
- the rplI gene encoding 50S ribosomal protein L9 — translation MAKIQVILLEDVAGQGRKGQIVTVSDGYAHNFLIKNKKGVLATEEELKKIENRKKKEEKKYEEDKQKSLELKKLLESKTLTITAKCGENGKLFGAITNKEIATLIKDEFGLDIDKKKIEANIKGLGAEEAVIKLFTDIKAILKINVLAK, via the coding sequence ATGGCAAAGATACAAGTAATTTTATTGGAAGATGTAGCAGGACAAGGAAGAAAAGGGCAAATAGTAACAGTTTCAGATGGCTATGCACATAATTTTTTAATAAAAAATAAAAAAGGAGTTCTTGCAACTGAAGAAGAATTAAAAAAAATAGAAAATAGAAAGAAAAAAGAAGAAAAAAAATATGAAGAAGATAAACAAAAATCTTTAGAATTAAAGAAACTTTTGGAAAGCAAAACTCTTACAATAACAGCAAAATGTGGAGAAAATGGGAAATTATTCGGTGCAATAACTAATAAGGAAATTGCTACATTAATTAAAGATGAATTTGGATTGGATATAGATAAAAAGAAAATTGAAGCTAATATTAAGGGGCTTGGTGCAGAAGAAGCAGTTATAAAACTTTTTACTGATATTAAAGCAATTTTAAAAATAAATGTATTAGCAAAATAA